In the Fusarium falciforme chromosome 6, complete sequence genome, CAGAGCGATTCAACATATATGGCGATAATATGCGAACACAACTACAGTTTTTCTGGCCACAGGATTCTCACGCACAGCCGTCGGATCTTCGGAGACGGCTCACTTTCCGATGACAGAGAGTCTCATTGCTATATACAAGTACCGTTGAGTTGCGAGGAGAGTTTTGTTATCCTGGATACCTAGATAATGTTGCCGCAACTTGGACTTTTGCGGAGCCTCAGTTCCCAGAATTCGACCGCCGAATGCATCTGGACGAAACTGTATTTCTCAGTAGAAATATAGTCCGCCCTCAATGCAACTATGCATTACGATGAATCTCGACTTTCGTCATGCACGGTGAATCGACTCTTCTTGCGAAGCTTTTCGCCATAGATGAACAAGTACCAGAAACCAATCACACCAAATACACTCAAGCCACCCAGCAGACTGCAACCCTTTGCAACACCCATGTTGATATACAGCGGTCTCCCGAAGAGgatcgcagcagcagcaaatgAGCTCCTCATTGCATCGTTCGCGGCAAAGAGACTGGCTGCGTACTGCGGATAACTCAGTGGCAAGTAGATAAAGATGCCGATTCCAACAACAAATCCGCATCCACAATACATGACGATGCCGATGGTTGGCACAACCCAATGGATAGAGCCTCGAGCAGCCCAGCCGAATAAGAACATACCAGCTGTGACACCAAAGACTCCTCCAAGCCCAGGGCGTAGGTATGTTTCGGGGGAATCAAAAGTGCCTAGCTTTTTGAAGCGCTTTTCGGTGAAGATACGGTACCAGGAGCAATATTGGAAAGCGCCAAGAAGGCATGCTATGAGGACGCAGACGAAAACTGCGCTTGACTCGCCGAGGTTCATGCCGTAGATCTTTGGGTATACAAGTGGAAAGACTTCGAAGAAGGAGTAATAGATGCCGTATGTGAAGGAAGTCTGAGGGTTAATGTTAGCATTTATCAATCAATTAGGTGTAATGGGTACTTGCGTAAATATTGACAAAAGCGATAGCTGGATCCTTGAGAGTGATTTCAAACGGCTTTATCAAGGCCATTTTAGCAATGTCCTTACGTGAGGCCGTGTTGGAGCTTATGGATTCTGAGACGTATCTCGAGGAATTTGTTTCCTTTTGAAGACGCTTGGCCTTGTAGTACAGGAGTGTCGGCGTCGAAGTTTCgggcaaaaagaagaaaagcgGGATGAACATGAAGCCAGAGAGCCAGAGGAGCTCCCACATTGACCATCGCCAGCTGATTTGCATTAGCGAAGGTATAGTCTATTCAGAAGTAGAACTCACCTCTTTGCGGTGACGGAGAATCCAGAGAGTAAAGGTCCCAGCGCAGGGCCACAATACATGGCGCCAGACCATGCCGCAAGACTGTAGGGGATGTAGATAACAGAGAACTGCATCACATTAGATAAGAAGCAGGAAGATGGGCAACACGTTTTTCGTACCATATCAGTCAATGTTGCAGCTCCAGTTGCTAGGCACGGGCTGCCAAAGAAGCCCTGGAGGAACCTGACGACAAGAAAGCCAGCAAATGTTTGGCACAAAGCCGCAGCGACGGAGAGGATTATAAAGATGGCAAAGGTGATTATGTATATGGGATTTCGGCCGATGTAGGGCATCTCACTCAAGGGGGAGAATAGCAATGGGCCAAGCCCATCTGAAGATCAAAGTCAGCTAGACACACTAGAAAAGAGTTGTTGAACATACAGCCAAGGACATATAGGGCCAGACCAAGAGACGCGACAGTTTCGGAAACATCAAAGGACTCGGTAACCTGTCTATAGAAGGTTAGCATTATATGAAGGCATATCGGCCTGGGTGACGACGCACTCGGTGCTGGGGACATAGATGGAAGATCCGCAGTAGATTGTAAACGTATACATGCTGTGCCACTCCGTTAGCAAGGCACAGTTCCCTCGATGGCAGCTTTCAGGTCGAAACATACCATATCAGAAACGAAACCCCAGTTTTTCTCGCTGTTGACCAGTTATGAGGGTTCTCCGGGTCGTCGCTCGACTCCCTAGTCACTGTGAGTACTTGGCCTGAGCCAGAGTTGCAACGCTCAACACTCACCACCCAACAACCACTACACCCTGACCACCACCCTGCAATGTGTCTGAAGTATGGCTCTCTGGGTATTTGTGCTTTTCGGTTGGAAACGCCAGGAGTCGGTCGCCGGATATCGCTCGTGCGGTGGCGCCAAAGGCCGTCGTTCGGAAGAGGTGCGCCATGATGGGTGAAGACGAATGACAcacaagaggaagagggaaaCCTCACGGTAAAATAGACAGAACATGCAACATTTTCAAGACAAGATTTGAAatcccatcatctccattTCCGGGGTAGGCTATTCGGACTC is a window encoding:
- a CDS encoding MFS domain-containing protein → MAHLFRTTAFGATARAISGDRLLAFPTEKHKYPESHTSDTLQGGGQGVVVVGWESSDDPENPHNWSTARKTGVSFLICMYTFTIYCGSSIYVPSTEQVTESFDVSETVASLGLALYVLGYGLGPLLFSPLSEMPYIGRNPIYIITFAIFIILSVAAALCQTFAGFLVVRFLQGFFGSPCLATGAATLTDMFSVIYIPYSLAAWSGAMYCGPALGPLLSGFSVTAKSWRWSMWELLWLSGFMFIPLFFFLPETSTPTLLYYKAKRLQKETNSSRYVSESISSNTASRKDIAKMALIKPFEITLKDPAIAFVNIYTSFTYGIYYSFFEVFPLVYPKIYGMNLGESSAVFVCVLIACLLGAFQYCSWYRIFTEKRFKKLGTFDSPETYLRPGLGGVFGVTAGMFLFGWAARGSIHWVVPTIGIVMYCGCGFVVGIGIFIYLPLSYPQYAASLFAANDAMRSSFAAAAILFGRPLYINMGVAKGCSLLGGLSVFGVIGFWYLFIYGEKLRKKSRFTVHDESRDSS